One Trichosurus vulpecula isolate mTriVul1 chromosome 7, mTriVul1.pri, whole genome shotgun sequence genomic region harbors:
- the RFLNB gene encoding refilin-B codes for MVGRLSLQDVPELLDMKKKGDGVLDSPDSGLPPSPSPSHWLLAPGGGGGGGGGAERGLAPGLLEPDAAAPGPTAANSVFLPNALPPRLCPLSFGEGVEFDPLPPKEIRYTSSVKYDSEKHFIDNIYMPVGLAVSSCSQTVVCIPGCTWRNYKAELRFEPRNKALRFLSTTIIYPKHTKTVYTTTLDYNCRKSTRRFLSSVELEASECPASDYLLDEC; via the exons ATGGTCGGCCGGCTTAGCCTGCAGGATGTCCCCGAGCTCCTGGACATGAAGAAGAAGGGGGACGGGGTGCTGGATAGTCCGGACTCCGGGCTGCCCccaagccccagccccagccactGGCTGCTGGCCccaggcggcggcggcggcgggggcgggggcgcggAGCGGGGGCTGGCCCCGGGACTGCTGGAGCCCGACGCAGCAGCTCCCGGACCCACGGCCGCG AATTCTGTCTTTCTACCCAATGCCCTGCCTCCAAggctgtgccctctgtcttttGGTGAAGGAGTAGAGTTTGACCCACTGCCTCCAAAGGAGATAAG GTACACCTCCTCAGTAAAGTATGACTCGGAGAAGCATTTCATCGACAACATCTATATGCCTGTGGGCCTGGCGGTCTCCTCCTGCAGCCAGACCGTGGTCTGCATCCCTGGCTGCACCTGGCGGAACTACAAAGCCGAACTCCGCTTTGAACCTCGAAACAAGGCCCTTCGATTTCTCAGCACCACCATCATCTACCCCAAGCACACCAAGACCGTGTACACCACCACCCTGGATTACAACTGCAGGAAATCTACAAGGCGGTTTTTGTCCAGCGTGGAACTCGAAGCCTCAGAATGCCCAGCAAGTGATTACCTCTTGGATGAATGCTGA